The sequence below is a genomic window from Ipomoea triloba cultivar NCNSP0323 chromosome 2, ASM357664v1.
ACAAGTCCTCAGCTATTGGTGCAGAAACCTCAGGACTTCCTCAAGGTAAGGGACATATTTAAAAGCAACCAAGCaagtaaatcaataaaattagtTTAGACACTTGTAGCATCTGTAAATCAATCTTCCATTGCAATAATGTGCTGATTACGATTCCTTCCTACCACATAGTTTTCCCTGTGCTAACATATACACACTATAGCTCCAGTACCCCACCTTTAAGATATACCAAAGTCCTTGACATtgatgtataggatagaatggGGAATAGTTATCTTTTGCAACTTTGATATCTTTTAATTATGTTTGTTTGATAAGTCTTTGTTTACTTGCAATTGTTTAACTTGGCTTTTCTCTTTCATGTCTAAGGTTCTTGATCTTGATAAAAAATTTCACTTCCATATCCAGGTGGTTTGCTTCCTTAAAGATTTGGAAGTTGATGAGGATACCATTGGTAGAATACTTGTTCGCTGCCCTGAACTCTTTGCTTCAAGCATTGAGAAAACTCTTGAGAGAAAGCTTGGTTTCCTAAATGATATCGGAGTTTCTAGGCATCATTTCCCCAGGGTTATCAGGAAATATCCTGAGTTCTTAGTATGCGATGTCGATGAAGCTTTACTTCCAAGGTAAAGATCTTTACTTGTGTGCTGCATGTGGCAATGGGAGATTGGGAGTGGCAGTTATTTGCCTAGATTTGATACGAAATCAAAATTGTTTACTTTATCGCAATTTGGACAGGATAAAGTATTTGATGCATGCTGGGATTTCAAAGCGGGACGTATCATTCATGGTCCGTAGATTTTCACCATTACTCGGGTACAGCATTGAAGAAGTTTTGAGGCCGAAGCTTGAATTCCTACAGAACACAATGGGAAAGTCGATAAACGAAGTGGTGGATTATCCAAGATACTTCAGCTACTCGTTAGAGAAGAAGATAAAACCCAGATATTGGGTGCTCAGGCGTAGAAATGTAGATTGTAAATTGAAAGATATGCTAGGCAAAAACGACGAGGAGTTCGCAGCAGAGTTTATGGGAGTGGAAAGGATACTTGTTCCCCTTCCCCCTTCACACTAGCTCTTGCTCGCTCTCTGCAATACTTGTAATAATTTCTAATGATTAATGATTAGTTTGTTACTTTTTGGGCCATATTTCCTTTCCTAGGCCCACTAACACTGCCATCATCCCTCCCTGAGACATAACCGCTCAAAACCGATGCCTGGGCTTGACGACTGTGGCTCTGTTTCTGTCTCTCTTCACCCATTCTTCCTTTTGTTGCAGAGATAATATGGGCGACGTTCTGAGCAAGGCCGCTGATGGTTTCGGAAATGCCTTGGCTGCTCCCTTAAAGGCTATGCTGGGAGGATCATGCGAGTATGTATTTTTCCTTTGAAAATAATCTCATCTTTTTTCTTTAACCATAAATTCCTAATTGAATGAGTTTCGCAGGGAAGTTTGTTCCGGAGTATGGGATATTACTTGTTTCATAACTCATCTCTGTGTCTCCGATTTGATGAGGCTGTTCATGATTCTGGTTCTCTGCTACATaagtaatactccgtaatagttACCGGTGATTTTTTCGATTTCTTAATCCAATTACTGTGTTTAATTTGCTGGAGTTGAAAACTGATGACGATTCTCCATGTCCAGCTTTGCTGTTCTTCTACCTCTTTTTCAAATTGGGGATATGCCAATGCGTAGGAAAATCTGTCTGCAAAATGTATTGTTCCGCGTGCAAGGCCTACTGGTCTGCACTGGGGTGCATGACATGTTTCTTCTGGCATAAACTAACCAACGTTAAGCGCGTTAACCGCCGCCGACGGCGACGGCGCCACTTCCCCGACGTCGAGACCAGTGAAAGTTCCACCAGCGGAGGCGGCTCTGATAGAGATGCAAGCGTCTCTAGAAAGAGAAAGGTGATTACGAAGGAAATGGATAGTAGTCGTCATCATAATCATCACagccgccaccgccaccgccaccatCATCATAGGATGAATGGAAGACAATTTGGTGTTGAGGTTAAGAGTAGACGtctgaaattaaagaaattgagaCATCATCGTCATCGTCATCATCCACGGAAGAACACCGTTGC
It includes:
- the LOC116010518 gene encoding uncharacterized protein LOC116010518; this encodes MGDVLSKAADGFGNALAAPLKAMLGGSCEEVCSGVWDITCFITHLCVSDLMRLFMILVLCYITLLFFYLFFKLGICQCVGKSVCKMYCSACKAYWSALGCMTCFFWHKLTNVKRVNRRRRRRRHFPDVETSESSTSGGGSDRDASVSRKRKVITKEMDSSRHHNHHSRHRHRHHHHRMNGRQFGVEVKSRRLKLKKLRHHRHRHHPRKNTVALGTETASFKRRRLV